The Setaria italica strain Yugu1 chromosome IX, Setaria_italica_v2.0, whole genome shotgun sequence genome has a window encoding:
- the LOC101756883 gene encoding cell number regulator 4-like isoform X1 translates to MSGNPLPPGAWTTGLCGCCDDCKSCCLAFFCPCVAFGQVAETLDKGATSCCMAGTIYCALLHAGVCLLHCLYSCSYRRKLRAAYGLPAEPCADGCVHWFCEPCALAQMYRELKNRGADPADGWEAHSQKTSMAPVPMQDMTR, encoded by the exons ATGAGCGGCAATCCACTGCCGCCGGGGGCCTGGACTACCGGCCTCTGCGGCTGCTGCGATGACTGCAAAAGCT GCTGCCTGGCGTTCTTCTGCCCGTGTGTCGCGTTCGGCCAGGTGGCGGAGACCTTAGACAAGGGCGCCACGT CCTGTTGTATGGCCGGTACGATCTATTGCGCACTGTTGCACGCGGGAGTGTGCCTGCTCCACTGCCTCTACTCCTGCTCCTACCGCCGGAAGCTCCGGGCGGCGTACGGCCTGCCTGCGGAGCCATGCGCCGACGGCTGCGTCCACTGGTTCTGCGAGCCATGCGCGCTCGCCCAGATGTACCGGGAGCTCAAGAACAGAGGCGCCGACCCGGCAGATG GATGGGAAGCTCACTCACAGAAGACGTCCATGGCTCCTGTACCAATGCAAGACATGACGCGTTGA
- the LOC101756883 gene encoding cell number regulator 4-like isoform X2, with amino-acid sequence MTAKAPIDVRAGCLAFFCPCVAFGQVAETLDKGATSCCMAGTIYCALLHAGVCLLHCLYSCSYRRKLRAAYGLPAEPCADGCVHWFCEPCALAQMYRELKNRGADPADGWEAHSQKTSMAPVPMQDMTR; translated from the exons ATGACTGCAAAAGCT CCGATCGACGTTCGTGCAGGCTGCCTGGCGTTCTTCTGCCCGTGTGTCGCGTTCGGCCAGGTGGCGGAGACCTTAGACAAGGGCGCCACGT CCTGTTGTATGGCCGGTACGATCTATTGCGCACTGTTGCACGCGGGAGTGTGCCTGCTCCACTGCCTCTACTCCTGCTCCTACCGCCGGAAGCTCCGGGCGGCGTACGGCCTGCCTGCGGAGCCATGCGCCGACGGCTGCGTCCACTGGTTCTGCGAGCCATGCGCGCTCGCCCAGATGTACCGGGAGCTCAAGAACAGAGGCGCCGACCCGGCAGATG GATGGGAAGCTCACTCACAGAAGACGTCCATGGCTCCTGTACCAATGCAAGACATGACGCGTTGA